Proteins from a genomic interval of Neodiprion lecontei isolate iyNeoLeco1 chromosome 2, iyNeoLeco1.1, whole genome shotgun sequence:
- the LOC107222623 gene encoding aminopeptidase N has protein sequence MQNSGFLIATVVAVVVTLTWSTPLKFNENFPVDTSILIYRLPSTVIPNHYDLELVPLFTPDQEFTFTGQLNISISVVALTNVIIVHSANLNINQSATTLYNVANETFVAIATQTYDENREFWILSFTENLPLGNYRLYFSFGGELLTDMRGLYRSSYQIGNETRWLVATQFQATSARRAFPCFDEPGLKATFSVRLAHFTNQTALSNMPNISTSDADATIGGRVWTQFETTSVMSTYLLAFVISDFEKLSSEDGFFAIWSRSEAVDTGSWALETSQACYQVCLNILGEDPWPKIDQVAIPDFSAGAMENWGLITYRERLLLWQDGESSTTARETISSIISHEFAHIWFGNLVSPKWWDHLWFNEGFASFLEYRVPSLTTWIWRYAERAITDQQLPALITDSLETTRPMTNPVGSPDSIWSSFDNIAYAKSACVIRMLNRVMREDLFELALRNYLNQTAFGIFEPSELWEQMQIVADSNSALQNHMPITTIMESWTEQAGFPLVTVLRNYSTTVVAFSQERFFMNRNSPTADPEAQRWWIPITVALGTNPTRCNSAFIQPDWLRAQDKAIMMNGFANDTWVIANCQGIGFYRTNYDTQNWRMLIDYLKSTDYDQINAINRAILVDDSLNLARAGYIDYSIALDLLSYITNDLDFIVWRAAITDIRYLNTILVSSENYVSWQGFLHSLISNVTETLGWVPNTADDHPTRIHREQVLNLACQIDYPGARSAAESLFDLWITNPQLNPVDPDLRSVVYCWGVKTVPETTWDIMWNRFLTASLATEENLLLRGLACTENPEIIEKYLRLSITPNSGIRSQDTYTVFSAILNSGQNNVDILLNFIENYTADIAEFYGGMGDVNNMLISIAGRITNQQQLEKLQEVTSSEALGASSAVIQRTLQTANVNLEWISNYEPLIEEWLSEQGFISDSTAAPVVTTLPPDVETTTLESGAPVLTSSLFLISSFVAMAMSNYVIT, from the exons ATGCAGAATTCTGGCTTTTTGATCGCGACTGTGGTCGCAGTTGTGGTTACTCTGACGTGGTCGACCCCTTTGAAGTTCAACGAGAACTTCCCGGTAGACACCTCGATCTTAATCTACAGACTGCCGTCCACGGTTATCCCAAACCACTATGATCTTGAACTAGTACCGCTCTTCACACCTGACCAGGAGTTCACTTTCACAGGCCAACTTAACATCAGCATCTCAGTGGTTGCTTTAACAAATGTGATTATTGTACACAGCGCAAACCTGAACATCAACCAGTCTGCGACTACGTTGTACAACGTTGCTAACGAGACTTTTGTTGCCATCGCTACTCAGACTTATGATGAGAATAGAGAATTTTGGATTCTCAGTTTTACAGAAAATCTTCCACTCGGAAATTATCGTCTTTACTTCAGTTTCGGTGGGGAATTGTTAACAGATATGCGTGGACTCTACCGCAGTTCCTACCAAATCGGAAACGAAACCAG GTGGCTTGTGGCAACGCAATTCCAGGCTACGTCGGCTCGTCGTGCTTTTCCCTGTTTTGATGAACCTGGTTTGAAAGCAACCTTCAGTGTTCGCCTCGCGCATTTCACAAACCAAACTGCTCTTTCGAACATGCCCAATATATCTACTAGCGATGCCGA CGCAACAATTGGAGGTCGTGTTTGGACGCAATTCGAGACAACGTCAGTGATGTCGACCTATCTCTTAGCCTTTGTCATTTCGGATTTCGAGAAGCTGAGTAGTGAGGACGGATTTTTCGCCATCTGGTCACGGTCAGAGGCAGTTGATACCGGGTCTTGGGCCCTCGAAACTTCGCAAGCATGTTACCAGGTGTGTTTGAATATACTGGGTGAAGATCCCTGGCCTAAAATTGACCAAGTGGCCATTCCAGACTTTTCTGCGGGTGCAATGGAGAACTGGGGATTGATCACCTACAG AGAGAGGTTGCTTCTTTGGCAAGATGGCGAATCTAGCACAACGGCTCGCGAGACCATCAGTTCCATCATCAGTCACGAATTTGCTCACATCTGGTTCGGAAACCTGGTTTCTCCAAAATGGTGGGATCATCTCTGGTTCAACGAAGGTTTTGCTAGTTTCTTGGAATACCGAGTACCGTCACTAACTACTTGGATATGGCGTTATGCTGAAAGGGCAATCACTGATCAACAGCTACCAGCCTTGATTACTGATTCTTTGGAAACGACACGTCCGATGACCAACCCTGTAGGTAGTCCTGATTCGATCTGGAGTAGCTTCGACAATATCGCTTATGCCAAAA GTGCTTGCGTGATACGTATGCTCAACCGCGTGATGAGGGAAGACCTTTTTGAACTTGCGCTACGAAATTACCTCAACCAAAC AGCTTTTGGAATTTTTGAACCGAGTGAACTTTGGGAACAAATGCAAATCGTGGCTGACAGTAATAGCGCGCTACAAAACCATATGCCGATCACAACAATCATGGAATCATGGACAGAACAAGCCGGTTTTCCCCTAGTCACCGTTTTGAGAAACTATTCAACTACGGTAGTGGCGTTTAGCCAAGAACGATTCTTCATGAATCGCAACTCACCGACAGCCGACCCAGAAGCTCAAAGGTGGTGGATCCCTATCACGGTTGCTCTGGGAACCAACCCTACGCGATGTAACAGTGCCTTTATACAACCCGACTGGCTTCGCGCCCAAGATAAAGCTATTATGATGAACGGATTCGCGAACGATACCTGGGTAATAGCAAATTGTCAAGGGATAGGGTTTTACAGGACCAACTACGATACTCAAAACTGGCGGATGCTCATCGACTATCTGAAGAGCACGGACTACGATCAGATCAATGCCATAAATAGAGCCATATTGGTCGATGATTCACTTAACTTGGCGCGCGCTGGATACATCGACTACTCAATCGCTTTGGACCTGCTCAGTTACATCACCAATGACCTTGACTTCATTGTGTGGCGCGCTGCCATCACCGATATCAGATACCTCAATACGATCCTTGTGAGCAGTGAAAACTACGTTTCCTGGCAGGGATTTTTGCATAGCTTGATTTCAAACGTCACAGAAACCTTGGGCTGGGTTCCCAATACCGCAGACGATCATCCTACCAGGATCCATCGAGAGCAAGTTCTCAATTTGGCTTGTCAGATTGATTACCCGGGCGCTCGGTCCGCGGCTGAATCTCTCTTCGACTTGTGGATCACTAATCCGCAGTTGAATCC GGTTGACCCAGACTTGAGATCAGTTGTGTATTGTTGGGGTGTCAAAACCGTCCCTGAGACAACTTGGGATATAATGTGGAATCGGTTCCTGACAGCTAGCCTCGCCACCGAAGAGAACTTGCTCCTGCGAGGATTGGCATGCACTGAAAATCCGGAAATAATTGAGAA ATACTTGCGGCTATCCATTACACCGAATTCAGGTATCCGATCACAAGATACATACACGGTCTTCTCAGCCATTCTGAACAGTGGCCAAAATAACGTTGACATACTTCTGAACTTCATCGAAAACTACACCGCAGACATCGCTGAATT CTACGGAGGAATGGGTGATGTGAATAACATGCTCATTAGTATTGCGGGTCGTATCACCAACCAGCAACAGCTTGAAAAG TTACAAGAAGTTACCAGCTCTGAAGCATTAGGTGCGAGCTCTGCAGTAATCCAGCGTACACTTCAAACTGCTAATGTAAATCTGGAATGGATTTCGAACTATGAACCACTCATCGAGGAATGGTTGTCTGAACAGGGCTTCATTTCTGATAGCACTGCTGCCCCTGTGGTTACCACACTGCCTCCAGACGTAGAAACGACAACCCTTGAAAGCGGTGCACCAGTTCTTACATCAAGTTTATTTCTTATCTCAAGTTTTGTCGCTATGGCGATGAGTAACTACGTGATTACGTGA